Sequence from the Phragmites australis chromosome 11, lpPhrAust1.1, whole genome shotgun sequence genome:
CAAGGGCATCCACGGTAAAGCGCATATCATGCTAGGCCTGAAGTTAGCTGTGCTCATTCTTCATATGCACTAGCAATCATCTCCAGCAGTGGAGCAGGGTTTGTAAGCTGATATTTGAATCATGATCACCTCAGACAATGCATTTTCAGAAATAAGATCACCACCCTGTTTTTGCACGCTTCATCCCGGTGGAGTTGAAAGGGGATACACTGGGACTAGGGTGGGGGCTTGGACTTTCCTCCCTTAGAGTGCCGTTCAGTATAGCCAATTCTCTCAGCTGTTGCTTCTTGTAGTAGTCCATGGACTCATCCTGAGGACAACAGAAGTCAGTGAGACAGGTAACGGCAGGttagaggcaaaaaaaaatttcgaaGCTAGTAGGAACAGATAGGAGGCAAGGGTACATACGACTGGTTTGAGAAGATCCTCCAATATGGCCACAGCTTGGTTTAGTCGGGTATCTACGATATCTGCCGGGAACTCAGCTTCCACAAGAACATGCAATGGATCATTTAAGTGTTCATAGCCAGGCTTGTCTCTGAGCTTGTCTTCCTGTTTACGAACaggttttaattttcagaaccTCTGGACTATTGTTTTATAATCAGGAGTTGAAAAAATTGGTAAACACAATAGTAACGATGTTAAAAATGCTCACAGAAAATGATTAGATTTTAGTAACTAAAGGAGTTGTCTTGTATACTCCCAGATAAACTCGAAAAATGTGCACAAATATCTGTTCTATTAAGAAAGATTTCTGATTCACAAATTTTATTTAGGACAAATGTTGAGTATAGGACTGCATGTCAGATGCAAAGCTTGCATTTGACAAGAAATCAGGATAGAAGTTCAGTTAGGAAGCTTAGTTACAGTAGATATGGATTTCTGTGATGATAACAATTAGATAGAGCATTTCAAAGATGTAAAAACATTGCCAATAGGTTGATAATCTCAAGCTacagtaatattttttttaaccttttAAATTAATACGTCAAGGATCTAATAAACAACACACTTCAGATACCACTAGCACATCAAACCCAGGAATCAGGATAGAAAGATCCTAGAAGGTTCGGTGCTTTGGGTGCTGTTTCCTGGCTAATATACTACAAAGTTCAAAATTATACATCTTGACAAGTCCTGGATTGCAGCACATGACACTAGAATATCGAAATAGTTGAGATCAAACTTgaaattttcttaattaaatAAATCTAAATGGTGcccattagttttttttaacagtTTCAACATTTTACTTTGAAAAACATAATTGATGCCTCATTTCAAATATAATTGATTAGTTGATTTAATTACCATGTACCAGCCAGATGCTGGTGTTTGTATCTAAGAGAAAATGATAAGTACTGTGGTGAAATACAAGTGGCCCTAAAAAGTTCCAAGCCTTTCAATAAGTAACTATAACATGGCAGTTCTAATCTGTGTTTAATTACCTTAACAGAATCTTTCACTGAACCCCGTCCACGAATATAGACTCTACATTGGGTTGTAGCTTCAACTCTTTTCAGGGAGTTCCCTCGTGGCCCCAACAAACGACCAACAAAGTTGTACTAATAATAACAAAGGTTTGAGAATAGTTTGGATTTGGCATAGCACATAATAATGGAAGtaataaaaaatccaaatagCTATAAATGAAAGTAAGTTGCACATACATTGGGGTACTTGTCAGCAGGAACATCCATCCTAACAACTTTTTTCACAACAGGGCTGCCAACAACTCCAGGAGCACCATTCCAGCCTGTTGATGACGATTGGAGTACTCCCAAATGCTGAAAAACAGAAGGCATTTCAATTTAAGTAATTGAGGTAAATAATACAAAAAGGTTGGAAATTGGCATGCTAACAATTCTTGGATCACTGTATGTTAATTCTCGGAGCACTATATAAAATAGAGATAAGGCAGTTAAGGCATGTAAACTGAATAAACAAAAGTTTTTCTGAATTCGGACAACCTCGGTTTGCATTCCCGACCATCCCTCTAGATCCATTGGTTGACCAATCATTGGGTGGCCAGCTAATCTTAATGGGCTTGGGCTACCATGATCGATTCTCTCAGGTTCAACAAAATTTGGATTAGGCGGCAAAGATGACGCCCGCAAAATTTCTGCATTGAAGAAAACAAACCGTTATGGAATCAAATACATCTCATCTGAAACGCTGTTGTATAATAGATGATGTTAGTTATATTTATTTCACTTAGGATCAGAGAGAGCATCCAGGCAGGATTTTCCAACATGTCTAAAGCAGCGAACTGAAACTACAACAAGAAGCTATAATGCAGAAATCACCACACACAACGGTATAATGGCTTACATAAAGGTACTAAAGTAACAATGGGCTTCGTTTCAGAAAATAAGTAAGAATGAAGTGTGCCAGCTAAATGATGTGATTCAACAATTGTGCAGTTATCAATTTCTAATTTTTCAATGGAGTGGATTCTGTGCTTTTAAAACGCCAACACTGACGACATACTCATACATTTACATAAACAGTATCCATTAGGGATTTGTAACTAATTTTGGTGGCCAAAACCATATATGTGTAGAACAAGTGAGTAATGTATATCCTCGGTGTGAATTAAATCAGTAATAAGATTAGCACAAACGAACAAACAACTGGACAACACGAAGTAACAAAAACCTTTGGAAGCAGCTTTTCGTATTAAAAGGACGGACAGGATTGTACAGCAAGAGCAACACATTGTTCCGACAGCAGGGAtagctaaaaatagaaaatggcTGAATGGCTCCTATAGCAGCTGGTATGCAAAACTATTAAGAACTGCATAAATAAATGATAAAGGAACATACACAAAAACCAAAAGGGTAAAGGAAGTTAACCTTTGTTTAGGAGCCTGTTACAAAAAGGAAGAACTTGCATGAACGGGGCTAATTTCTGCCTCTCAGCAAGTAATTCAGCAAGATATCTGCTATGCAAACAATTTCATTAGTCCAATAATTATAACTATCACGACACCAACAGAATAACGAAAAATTAAATAATCACTCCATGCATTGAAAACAGAAAAAATGCAAAACAGTGGTACCAAATGATCTGTACAACAAGCTGCAGAACGGTCGATCGAGCTTAAAAAATGAACACTTTGCGCATCAACTCTACAACTATCAGCAT
This genomic interval carries:
- the LOC133884626 gene encoding KH domain-containing protein At1g09660/At1g09670-like isoform X1; its protein translation is MDERIPPPPFFQYSPSGVHSSPHHHNPMRSSASERERYLAELLAERQKLAPFMQVLPFCNRLLNKEILRASSLPPNPNFVEPERIDHGSPSPLRLAGHPMIGQPMDLEGWSGMQTEHLGVLQSSSTGWNGAPGVVGSPVVKKVVRMDVPADKYPNYNFVGRLLGPRGNSLKRVEATTQCRVYIRGRGSVKDSVKEDKLRDKPGYEHLNDPLHVLVEAEFPADIVDTRLNQAVAILEDLLKPVDESMDYYKKQQLRELAILNGTLREESPSPHPSPSVSPFNSTGMKRAKTGW
- the LOC133884626 gene encoding KH domain-containing protein At1g09660/At1g09670-like isoform X2; the protein is MDERIPPPPFFQYSPSGVHSSPHHHNPMRSSASERERYLAELLAERQKLAPFMQVLPFCNRLLNKEILRASSLPPNPNFVEPERIDHGSPSPLRLAGHPMIGQPMDLEGWSGMQTEHLGVLQSSSTGWNGAPGVVGSPVVKKVVRMDVPADKYPNEDKLRDKPGYEHLNDPLHVLVEAEFPADIVDTRLNQAVAILEDLLKPVDESMDYYKKQQLRELAILNGTLREESPSPHPSPSVSPFNSTGMKRAKTGW